The Phycisphaerales bacterium genome includes a region encoding these proteins:
- a CDS encoding CPBP family intramembrane metalloprotease, whose product MAGPAVKTAGGWDARFDALAAGRPDLVLIAPLMLYILLLGLVPMVPREWVPWVIALRGVLPLVLVWRLRAFLPPWGRPHWPIAIVGGAVLAWGWVAGQTLFDDLGLGGRLPLMPGEKEIVDPRLVLGADKFFNTTWALRLLVAVITVPVVEEIFWRGFLLRALVDWNGFEKIPFGKFTWFSFLGTALLSTLQHPDNWAVSILCWMAFNLFFYWTRSLLCLVLMHGMTNLVLYFIVARVGDWGHW is encoded by the coding sequence ATGGCCGGACCGGCGGTGAAGACGGCGGGAGGTTGGGACGCACGGTTCGATGCCTTGGCGGCCGGACGGCCGGACCTCGTCCTGATCGCCCCACTGATGCTTTATATCCTGCTCCTCGGGCTGGTGCCGATGGTCCCGCGGGAGTGGGTGCCGTGGGTGATCGCCCTGCGAGGAGTTTTACCGCTGGTGCTGGTTTGGCGGCTGCGAGCGTTCCTGCCGCCCTGGGGTCGCCCGCATTGGCCGATCGCGATTGTGGGTGGGGCGGTGTTGGCGTGGGGGTGGGTGGCCGGACAGACGCTGTTTGATGACCTGGGGCTCGGAGGGCGGCTGCCCTTGATGCCGGGCGAGAAGGAGATCGTGGACCCGCGGCTGGTTCTGGGGGCGGACAAGTTCTTCAATACGACGTGGGCGCTGCGACTGCTGGTGGCGGTGATCACCGTACCGGTGGTGGAGGAGATCTTCTGGCGCGGCTTCCTGCTGCGGGCACTGGTGGACTGGAACGGGTTTGAGAAAATCCCGTTTGGGAAGTTCACCTGGTTCTCGTTCCTGGGCACTGCGCTGCTGTCGACTCTGCAGCATCCCGACAACTGGGCCGTGAGCATCCTGTGCTGGATGGCGTTCAACCTGTTCTTCTACTGGACGCGCAGTCTGCTCTGCCTTGTTCTGATGCACGGCATGACGAATCTGGTCTTGTACTTCATCGTGGCGCGCGTCGGAGACTGGGGTCACTGGTAA
- the sdhB gene encoding succinate dehydrogenase iron-sulfur subunit: MREQFSVRIQRQDGPEGRPYSQTFQVQRQPDMNVISVLQAIAAQPVTQSGERTTPVAWDCSCLEEVCGACSMLVNGRVRQACSALVEELLRESSTIDLRPMSKFPVVRDLFVNRTRMFEALKKVRAWIPVDTYGNLGEGPTVSPEEQEVMYPISRCMTCGCCLEVCPQVNDASEFAGPQAIAQAVLFNMHPTGKMTAGERLQALMEPGGVADCGNAQNCVKVCPKEVPLTWAIGKAGRDTTVHAVKKWLLK, encoded by the coding sequence ATGCGTGAGCAGTTTTCGGTTCGAATCCAGCGGCAGGATGGCCCGGAAGGCCGGCCTTACAGCCAGACATTCCAGGTGCAGCGCCAGCCGGATATGAACGTCATCTCAGTGCTGCAGGCGATCGCGGCGCAGCCGGTCACCCAGAGTGGCGAGCGTACGACACCGGTGGCCTGGGACTGTAGTTGCCTCGAAGAAGTCTGCGGGGCGTGCTCCATGCTCGTCAACGGGCGTGTGCGCCAGGCGTGCAGTGCGCTGGTCGAGGAATTGTTGCGCGAAAGCAGCACAATCGATCTGCGACCGATGAGCAAGTTCCCCGTCGTCCGCGACCTGTTCGTGAACCGCACGCGGATGTTTGAAGCGCTGAAGAAAGTTCGGGCGTGGATACCGGTCGACACGTACGGGAACCTCGGGGAAGGGCCGACCGTCTCACCCGAGGAGCAGGAGGTCATGTACCCGATCTCGCGGTGCATGACGTGCGGCTGCTGCCTGGAAGTCTGCCCGCAGGTGAACGACGCCAGCGAGTTCGCCGGTCCGCAGGCCATCGCACAGGCCGTGCTGTTCAACATGCACCCCACCGGTAAGATGACCGCGGGAGAGCGGCTGCAGGCCCTCATGGAGCCGGGCGGCGTCGCCGACTGCGGCAACGCGCAGAACTGCGTGAAAGTCTGTCCCAAGGAAGTCCCCCTCACTTGGGCGATCGGCAAGGCCGGCCGCGACACGACCGTACATGCCGTCAAGAAGTGGCTGCTGAAGTAG
- a CDS encoding succinate dehydrogenase cytochrome b558 subunit → MPEDSAGFLRQHHFLLRRLHSLTGLVPVGIFLINHLLTNSTAFLGAQHFDEHVAWIHAMPWLLAIEIFGIFLPLAFHAGYGVVIALQGRPNTRQYPYMDNWRYTLQRLTAWITLVFIIVHLVHFRFAHWFGAADYKDAIPHFFTHTQAGFLDLWLPLWAWIVIYVIGLVAAVFHFCNGLVTLCITWGITVGDAARRKVGVGAAGLGVLLIVWGVLALIALARPAVAPQGSGGESPAPVATAAPAPDGA, encoded by the coding sequence GTGCCAGAGGACAGTGCGGGATTCCTGCGACAGCACCATTTTCTACTGCGGCGGCTGCACTCACTGACCGGTCTCGTCCCGGTCGGCATCTTCCTGATCAACCACCTGCTCACGAATTCCACCGCCTTCTTGGGCGCGCAGCATTTTGACGAGCACGTCGCGTGGATTCACGCGATGCCGTGGCTGCTGGCCATCGAGATCTTTGGAATCTTTCTCCCGCTCGCGTTCCACGCGGGCTACGGCGTGGTCATCGCGCTGCAAGGCCGGCCGAACACGCGACAGTATCCCTACATGGACAACTGGCGCTACACGTTGCAGCGGCTGACCGCCTGGATCACGCTGGTCTTCATCATCGTGCATCTCGTGCATTTCCGGTTCGCCCACTGGTTCGGCGCGGCGGACTACAAGGATGCGATCCCACATTTCTTTACGCACACCCAGGCGGGCTTCCTCGACCTGTGGTTGCCGCTGTGGGCCTGGATCGTGATTTACGTGATCGGCCTCGTGGCAGCCGTCTTTCACTTCTGCAATGGACTCGTCACGCTCTGCATTACGTGGGGCATCACGGTCGGCGATGCCGCCCGCAGGAAAGTCGGCGTCGGCGCAGCCGGACTGGGTGTGCTGCTGATCGTGTGGGGCGTCCTCGCGCTCATCGCGCTGGCCCGGCCGGCGGTAGCGCCGCAGGGTTCGGGCGGGGAGAGTCCGGCCCCGGTGGCGACGGCCGCACCGGCACCGGACGGAGCATGA
- the sdhA gene encoding succinate dehydrogenase flavoprotein subunit, with protein MARQRVVIIGGGLAGLAAAMQLAEDDVQVDLISMVPVKRSHSVCAQGGINCVNKFTRAQGDTEWNHFDDSVYGGEFLNNQPPVKEMCDWAPRIVDLSDRLGVPFNRSGEGNLAVRRFGGTLFKRTVYAGASTGQQLLYALDEQVRRWEVEGRIQKYEFWEFLGPILDDQGVCRGCVAQDMFSLEVRAFPGDALILATGGCGLVYGKSTMSMVCTGGANARAYKAGVSYANGEFVQVHPTAIPGADKLRLISEAARGESGRVWVPRNKGDHRPPNQIAEHERYYFLEERYPTYGNLVPRDIATREIFAICKEGYSVNPSTFAVYLDLTERATGIKAHVLRKKLGNILEIYEKFRGVDPLMEPMQIFPAVHYSMGGLWVDFEKHSQTGGLRLESPRNQQTNVPGLFAIGEADYQYHGANRLGANSLLSCVFAGLIMGPALRSFLGNLPGGSVDQVPGRLFEQETARHKQEFEGLLKKDGPENAYEIHRELGELMTRNVTVVRRNDELRQTLDELAKLRERFGRCGLSDHGTWTNQTLSFTRALGDMLLLARVITTGALLRDECRGAHYKPECAIPAPTAESSDELRKQARTWCEKYQRQNQEWLKTTLARYTPGSDDPQITYEPVDTTLIPPRPRTYGLKGAGIIDQVWKESFTTPAGQPASPGAAAS; from the coding sequence ATGGCTCGGCAACGCGTCGTAATCATCGGTGGCGGTCTAGCGGGTCTGGCGGCCGCAATGCAGCTCGCCGAAGACGATGTGCAGGTGGACCTCATCAGCATGGTGCCGGTGAAGCGCAGTCACAGTGTTTGTGCGCAGGGGGGCATCAACTGCGTGAACAAGTTCACGCGCGCCCAGGGCGACACGGAGTGGAATCATTTCGACGACTCCGTGTACGGCGGCGAGTTCCTGAACAATCAACCGCCCGTCAAGGAGATGTGCGACTGGGCGCCGCGCATCGTCGATCTCTCTGACCGCCTCGGTGTGCCTTTCAACCGCTCCGGCGAGGGCAATCTGGCCGTCCGCCGATTCGGCGGCACGCTCTTCAAGCGCACCGTTTACGCGGGCGCATCCACGGGCCAGCAATTGCTGTACGCCCTCGATGAGCAGGTGCGCCGCTGGGAGGTCGAGGGTCGCATTCAGAAATACGAATTCTGGGAGTTCCTGGGTCCGATCCTAGATGACCAGGGGGTCTGCCGCGGCTGCGTGGCGCAGGACATGTTTTCGTTGGAGGTGCGCGCTTTTCCGGGTGACGCGCTGATTCTTGCGACCGGTGGATGCGGATTGGTCTACGGCAAGTCCACGATGTCGATGGTCTGCACCGGCGGCGCGAACGCCCGGGCCTACAAGGCCGGTGTGAGCTATGCCAATGGTGAGTTCGTGCAGGTGCATCCGACGGCGATTCCGGGCGCCGACAAGCTGCGTCTCATCAGCGAAGCGGCCCGGGGTGAGTCCGGTCGCGTCTGGGTGCCGCGGAACAAGGGTGACCACCGTCCGCCCAACCAGATTGCCGAGCACGAGCGTTACTATTTCCTCGAAGAGCGCTATCCCACCTACGGCAACCTTGTGCCGCGGGACATCGCAACGCGCGAGATTTTCGCGATCTGCAAGGAAGGGTACAGCGTCAACCCAAGTACGTTCGCGGTCTACCTCGACCTGACGGAGCGGGCGACGGGCATCAAGGCCCACGTCCTCCGCAAGAAGCTCGGCAACATCCTGGAGATCTACGAGAAGTTCCGCGGGGTCGATCCGCTCATGGAGCCGATGCAGATTTTCCCCGCGGTGCACTACAGCATGGGCGGCCTCTGGGTCGATTTCGAGAAGCATTCCCAGACGGGCGGGCTCCGGTTGGAGTCACCGCGGAACCAGCAGACCAACGTGCCCGGTCTGTTTGCCATCGGCGAGGCGGATTATCAGTATCACGGCGCCAACCGGCTGGGGGCCAACTCGCTGCTGAGTTGCGTATTCGCTGGCCTGATCATGGGACCGGCTCTGCGGTCCTTCCTGGGTAATTTGCCGGGTGGCAGCGTGGACCAGGTGCCGGGCCGGCTGTTCGAGCAGGAGACGGCGCGACACAAGCAGGAGTTCGAAGGGTTGCTCAAGAAGGACGGCCCGGAGAACGCCTACGAGATACATCGCGAGCTGGGCGAACTGATGACGCGCAACGTCACGGTCGTGCGGCGGAATGATGAACTGCGTCAGACGCTCGACGAGCTCGCCAAACTCCGTGAGCGCTTCGGGCGCTGTGGCTTATCCGATCACGGCACGTGGACCAATCAGACGCTTAGCTTCACGCGTGCTCTCGGCGACATGCTGTTGCTGGCCCGGGTCATCACGACCGGTGCGCTGCTGCGGGACGAGTGTCGCGGTGCCCACTACAAGCCCGAGTGCGCCATCCCGGCGCCGACGGCCGAGTCCTCCGACGAGTTGCGGAAGCAGGCCCGCACCTGGTGCGAGAAGTACCAGCGCCAGAACCAGGAATGGCTCAAAACCACCCTGGCGCGCTACACGCCGGGTAGCGACGACCCGCAAATCACGTACGAACCTGTGGACACCACCCTGATTCCCCCGCGGCCGCGGACGTATGGACTGAAAGGCGCCGGCATTATCGACCAGGTGTGGAAGGAATCGTTCACCACGCCGGCCGGCCAGCCGGCGTCTCCCGGGGCGGCGGCTTCATAG